A window from Acidobacteriota bacterium encodes these proteins:
- a CDS encoding dienelactone hydrolase family protein has product MIQGSLKSSFTLDYVLHTPAAEPPWPVFIVLHGFGQTALDFSRSFLPLVEKGIMVAAPQAPHPTYLNRERELGFSWLTRYQRDRAVEELADYLTSFYRLLKGRNDIDPEQVGLFGFSQGSSIAYRLWIRRAFPVSRLFSCGGDLPPDVEDRLEEADPLPVFVMHGAHDHLVPASKPIHAHHRLKAHGIPATRLEYSCGHEVAPEMVRDVARQFRALN; this is encoded by the coding sequence ATGATCCAAGGCTCGCTCAAATCGTCCTTCACTCTCGACTACGTGCTTCACACGCCTGCCGCCGAGCCGCCCTGGCCGGTCTTCATCGTCCTTCACGGCTTCGGGCAGACCGCGCTGGACTTCTCGCGAAGCTTCTTGCCGCTCGTGGAGAAGGGAATCATGGTGGCCGCGCCTCAGGCTCCACACCCCACTTACCTCAACCGCGAGCGGGAGCTGGGATTCAGTTGGCTGACGCGTTACCAGCGCGACCGGGCCGTGGAGGAACTGGCCGATTACCTGACCTCTTTTTACCGGCTGCTCAAGGGCCGGAACGACATCGACCCGGAGCAGGTGGGACTCTTCGGCTTCTCCCAAGGCAGCTCCATCGCCTACCGTCTCTGGATTCGCCGCGCCTTTCCCGTCTCTCGGCTCTTCTCCTGCGGCGGAGATCTGCCGCCCGATGTCGAAGATCGACTCGAGGAGGCCGATCCTCTTCCCGTGTTCGTCATGCATGGGGCTCACGATCATCTGGTGCCTGCGTCCAAGCCCATCCATGCCCACCACCGCCTCAAAGCTCACGGCATTCCCGCAACCCGGCTCGAATACTCCTGCGGGCATGAGGTCGCACCCGAAATGGTAAGAGATGTAGCCCGACAGTTCAGGGCCTTGAATTGA
- a CDS encoding tetratricopeptide repeat protein produces MLKIGPAVLIPLVVVLAGITPGLGQTPPSAESRHAVMTIYAASRAPRTHHQPDYGGITFYGRERSHGGGTVRANTLQAPEEALKAFKAARQAMAREGGPNLKKAAKKLDKALEIYPQFAAAWNLRGAVYAGKGQLDDARAAFHKAIEHDPSAPSGHWSLAMLEIRQQEWFRASLATTRLLELAPDDPAVRFYHGLVCYYRGYWEAAELHLSQVADGPHVDAFPLSRFFLANSHAQQGDFDLASEHFRGFLRGSDKRLVSTDLRRRIEARLSQWEDEGRLNSRP; encoded by the coding sequence ATGCTGAAAATTGGACCGGCAGTCCTGATTCCTTTGGTCGTGGTGCTTGCGGGTATCACTCCAGGCCTGGGCCAGACTCCCCCCAGCGCCGAATCGCGCCACGCCGTCATGACCATCTACGCCGCCTCACGCGCTCCCCGCACTCACCACCAACCCGACTACGGCGGCATCACCTTCTACGGCCGCGAGCGCAGTCATGGCGGCGGGACGGTGAGGGCCAATACCCTGCAGGCGCCTGAAGAGGCCCTGAAGGCTTTCAAGGCAGCGCGGCAGGCCATGGCCCGGGAAGGCGGCCCCAACCTCAAGAAAGCCGCAAAGAAACTCGACAAGGCCCTGGAGATCTATCCCCAATTCGCGGCCGCCTGGAACCTGCGGGGAGCCGTCTATGCTGGCAAAGGCCAGTTGGACGACGCCAGGGCGGCCTTTCACAAGGCCATCGAGCACGACCCCTCAGCCCCATCAGGCCATTGGTCGCTGGCCATGCTGGAGATTCGCCAACAGGAGTGGTTTCGAGCTTCCCTGGCCACCACCCGTCTGCTGGAACTGGCCCCGGATGATCCCGCGGTACGCTTCTATCACGGACTGGTCTGCTACTACCGCGGCTACTGGGAGGCTGCCGAACTGCACCTTTCACAGGTAGCGGACGGACCTCACGTCGACGCCTTTCCCCTCAGCCGCTTCTTCCTGGCCAACAGCCATGCTCAGCAGGGGGATTTCGATCTGGCCTCAGAGCACTTTCGGGGATTCCTCCGGGGCAGCGACAAGCGTCTGGTCTCGACCGACCTTCGGCGCCGCATCGAGGCCCGCCTGAGCCAGTGGGAGGACGAAGGCCGTCTCAATTCAAGGCCCTGA
- a CDS encoding helix-turn-helix domain-containing protein, with amino-acid sequence MERRGLAPKISSRTIDTHVYRLRRKLPIEEAYLRTVRGVGYRLFHKTDG; translated from the coding sequence TTGGAAAGGAGAGGTCTGGCGCCCAAGATCTCGTCCCGTACCATCGACACCCACGTCTACCGCCTGCGCCGCAAACTGCCCATCGAGGAGGCCTACCTCCGAACCGTGCGGGGAGTCGGCTACCGACTATTCCACAAGACTGACGGCTGA